The region TTGCTTATTTAGGGTTCCACCTCCGACATGATAGACTTTAGATTTTCCGGTATAATAAATTTTCCTTCCTGAATTAATCAGTCTCCAGCAAAGATCTATTTCTTCCTGATGGGCAAAAAATCTTTCATCAAAACCATTTTGATTCCAGAAATCTTGTGAGCGAATAAAATAACAGCATCCTGAAGCCCAGAAGATTTCCGTTTCATCATCATATTGTCCTTTGTCTTCTTCTACCTCATCAAACACTCTTCCTCTGCAATAAGGATAGCCTAAATTATCAATTAAACCTCCCGCAGCTCCGGCAAATTCAAACTTACTTTTATCGGTATAAGAAAGGATTTTAGGCTGAATAGCTGCAATATCCGGATTTCTTTCAAAAAGACTTAAAACAGGCTCAATCCAGTTTTCAGTAACTTCTACATCAGAATTCAGTAAACAATAATATTCTGCATCAATTTGCTTTAACCCTTCATTATATCCTCCTGCAAAGCCGGAGTTTTTAGAATTAACGACAATCTTTACAGATGGAAAATTAAGTTTTAGAAATTCTACAGAATCATCTGTTGATGCATTATCAATTATATAAATATCAGCACCATCAGAAAACCGAACCACGCTTGGAAGAAATTTTTCCAGCCAGTTTTTTCCGTTCCAGTTTAAGATGACAACTGCAAGCTTTTTAGAATTTTCTATCATTATTCGCCGTCATAAGTTTTTATAGAATCCTGATATTTCCATTTTCGATGTGACCAAAGATAATTATCAGGATATTTATGGATTGTGTTTTCTAATAATTTGTGAAACTTTCTTACTACTTCATTTTTTACAAATTTTTCTCCATCCGGATAGATTCGGTGATAATTTACCTGATAAAAACCTCTTTTTACTTTTTTCATTTCACAATAAATGAAAATAAGATCCATTCTTGTCGCCAGTTTATCATATCCAATGAAAGCCGGAGTTCTTTGGTTAAGGAATTTCAACCCGTAATTGACGTGGGCAACGTGCGGAGTCTGATCGGCAACAAACATATATATTGATTCGCCGTCATTTTGATTTCTGAAGATATTTAAAATTACCTCATTGGCTTCCAAAGCTTCATTTCCGAATTTATTCCGAACTTTCTTCATCTGATCTTCCCAAAAACTGCTGTTAACTTTTCTGTAAACCGGATGAGAATTCTTTTGAGGAGTTAATGTGGCCAAAGCATTCATCCATTCCCAATTAAAAACATGACCTGCCATGAGAATAATATTCTTACCTTCTGCTTTAGCTTCATGAAATAAATGCTGATTGATATGCTGCATTCTTACCCTGGATTCTGTTTCACTTATGCTAAACGATTTTACGGTTTCCACCAGATAATCAGAAAAATTGAGGTAGAATTTTTTTAAGATGGCCTGTATTTCTTCATCTGTTTTATCAGGGAAGGATTTTTTAATGTTTTGTAAGATGACTTTTTTTCTGTAGCCTACAATATAGTAGTTTAAAAAGAAAATAATATCCGAAAAAATATATAATATCTTAAGCGGGATCTTTGAAATTAAATAAAGTATTTTGATTAAAAAATTCATAAAGTATGCAAATTTAAGGATAATAAAAATATGGTTTCATTTTTGCAGGTAATAAGTATTATTTTTTTATTTTTATAGTATGAAAAAAGTGTCGTTAATAGCTTTTGTAGCTCTGAGCAGTATAGTTTGGGCTCAGAATAAAGAAATTAGAAAAACACCCGAAGAAATAAATTCGGGAGACAAAGCTTTGTTGGTGAAAAGTGATGCTGCAGAATTGGAAGCAAAGAAGAAAGCTGCGGCAGAAGAAAAGGCAAAACTTCCTAAGCCTTATGACCCTAAAGCTGATGCACAGGCAGATATTAATAAGCTGATCGCAAAAGCAAAAAAAGAGGGGAAAAATATTATGATTCAGGCAGGAGGGAACTGGTGTATCTGGTGTCTAAGATTTAATCAGTATGTACAGACTACTCCGGAACTGAAAAATGTAGTGGATAAGAATTACCTGTATTATCATTTAAATTATTCTCCGGAGAACAAGAATGAAAAGATCTTTGCTGAATATGGTAATCCTGGTGATAAGTTTGGTTATCCTGTATTTATTGTATTGGATAAAAACGGGAAAATGATCCATATACAACCAAGTGATGTATTGGAAGAAGGAAAAGGATACAGTCTTGAAAAAGTAAAAGAGTTCTTTAACCGATGGACTCCAAATAAATCATAAGTTTAAACCGGAAATTTTTTCCGGTTTTTATTTTATAAAAATCTTTTGATCCAACTTAATTTCTTATCTGAATAAGGAGGATATTTAATATTGGGTTCTCCCCAGGTTGCCTTTTCCAGCACTGCTTTTTGATGGGAAAAGGTCTCAAAACCGAATTTTCCGTGATAACTTCCTATTCCTGAATTTCCTATTCCTCCAAAGGGTAGGTTTTCATTTCCTAAATGCATGATCACGTCATTGATGCAGCCTCCACCAAAAGAAATCTTTTTAACAAATGCTTCTTTTTCTTCATTATTATTGGTGAATAAATAGGCAGCAAGTGGTTTTTCATGGCCTAAAATATCATTTAAAATTAGGTTAAAATCAGTAAAAGAAATTACAGGTAAAATAGGTCCGAAAATTTCTTCCTGCATAATTTTATCGTTCCAGTCAATATTATTTAGAATGGTTGGTTCTATATATAATTGCTCTTTATTATAACTTCCGCCAACATAAATTCTATCGTTGTTAATTAAGTTAATCAGTCGTTCAAAATTCTTTTGATTAATGATCTTTGTGTAATGATTTGAGCCAGATTGATATTTAAATTCCTGAATATATTTTTTCAATAAAGCTAAAAATTCTTCCTGAATAGTTCTTTCAACCCATAAATAATCGGGAGCAACACAAGTTTGTCCTGCATTTAAAAATTTACCCCAGACAATTCTTTTGGCTGCAATTTCAAGATTAGCTTCTTTAGAAATAATTGCAGGCGATTTTCCTCCTAATTCTAAAGTAACGGGTGTTAGATGTTCTGAAGCGGCTTTGTAAACAATTTTTCCCACTTTCGTACTTCCTGTAAAAAAGATTTTATCGAATCTGAGTTTCAAAAGTTCCGTTGTTTCATCAATTCCTCCTTCATAAACGTATACATATTTTGATGGAAAATTTTCATTGATGATTTTCGACATGATCTTCATGGTGTTTTCCGCAATTTCGCTGGGTTTCAGAATGCAACAGTTGCCGGCTGCCAAAGCTGCAATTACGGGAGATAAGGATAGTTGGTACGGATAATTCCAGGCTCCTATCACCAAAACATTTCCCAGTGGTTCCGGATGAATTCTGCTTTTTCCAATTTGACTAACGAGATTGGTTCTGACTTTTCGGGGTTTGGAAAGTGACTTTAAATTTTTGAGATAATAATTGATGTCATTTATTATAAAAGAAATTTCTGTAGTGAAAGTGTCAAACTTAGATTTACCAAAGTCTTTATCAATAGCTTCGTATAAAAGATCTTCATTTTCAAGGATTAAATTTTTCAGTTTTTCAAGATAACGTTTACGAAACCTAATGTTTTTCGTTTCCTGGGTTTTGAAAAAATCTTTCTGCTCTTGAACAATTTCTTGAATTTCCATAAAGTAAATGATTAATTATCTTTTCAATCTAATATCCTATAAAATAGTATTGATAAAGTTAAGGATATTTGAATATATTGTTAACATAATAAAAATATTGCTATTTCATTGTTTTGTGATAAAAAAAATGTATATTTATTATCCCCAAATTACTAAAAATGAGAAAAATTGTACTTCTAACTTTCATTTTTATCAGTTACGTGTTACAAGCCCAATGTACAGGCTGCACGATCACAAATCCAACTGACCCCAATTTTCATTTTCCGGATAATGCAACGGTCTGTTTGTCATCTAATATGACTTTTAATAATCCAAGCTTTGGAGCTAATGTAAAGGTATGTATTGCTTCCGGAACTACGGTAACATTTCAGAATAATATTTCCGGAGTTAATAATGCCATGACTTATTTTGATGTTCACGGAACACTTCTTTTTAGCCAGGCTATTACTGTTGTTGCGGATCTTAATGTTCATGTTTTCAGTACAGGAAGCGTATCTATGAGCTCTGGGAACGGAAATTTTACAATGAATGGTCAGCAGAATATTATTTTAAATGAAGGTCTTATAGAATTGGGAGTTCTACAATTCGGAGATAATACCAACAATACCATTGATAATTACGGAACATTTGATATCAATGGAAATATGAATATGAGTAATTCCGCTGTTACAAAATTTCGAAATAGATCCAGTGGTTTTATTTCTTTGACCGGAAATTACAGCAATAATGAAAACAGTGTTTATATCAATTGCGGAACGATTATTTCCAATAGCGGTTTTAATATCAATGGTGGATCTATTTATAATACCGGGACTTTTACTGCAGGAGGAGATATTAATTTATCAGGAAATTCAAGCGAGATTTATAATTTCGGTGTTTTTACTTCAACCGGAAATATGAACAATGCGCCTTCAGATGCGGTGATTTATAATGAAGGAAAACTTTTCATTAATCAATATCAAGGAGGTAATGCTGCTATTGTTGGCCCTTTATCGCCTTCTAAAAAAGGATATATTGAAGTGAATAATGCCATTCAGGTAAACAATTCTGTAATGGGACCTAATCTCGATTTTAAAAGAAGTACAGGAGCTTCAAATCCAAGTACAGTTTTTATGAATAGTAATCCTACATATCTTACCAATGTAACTTTTGATTGTGCTTCTACCAATTCATGCAGTGCCCCGCTTATTACCAATCCTGGATTTTGTGCTACCATTAATGGGAATTTACCTCCAATGGCAGTGGATGATTCTTATACAATTAATGCAGGAAGCACATCTACCGGAATTGTTCTTGATAATGATTTTGAAACTTATAATGGGCCGCAAGCAACCATTGCCAATGTTATCATGTCCCAGATTTCAACATCAAATCCAAATATTACCCTAAACACGACTGATGGTCATGTTACCGTTGCTCCAGGAACACCGGCAGGAACTTATAGCTTGGTTTATCAGATCTGTCAGCAAGCAGATCCAACCAATTGTGACACTGCCAATGATACCATAATTGTTCCAGGCGGAGGAACTTTACCTTGCTACAAACCTGCTGTAAATGCAGGAACCGTACTTTCTTCCAATCTGGGAATTACAGGTTTGGGAAGAGCTAATTCAGGAGGGACAAACTGGCCCGAAGCTAGAAAAGGAGCATGGATGGTATTGGAATCTAAAACGAAAGGATTTGTATTAAACAGACTTACAGATGCTCAGGTCGCAGCTATTCCTGTGGCAGATCTGAAAGAAGGAATGATGGTGTACAACACTACCCAAAACTGTCTTCAGGTGAATATTGATGGAACTGCTACAGGTTGGAGATGTTTCAATAATCAAACATGTCCTGATTAATTTTAAAATTAAATCAAAATGAAAAAAATTGTTTTAATAATAAGTTTAATGGCTTCTGGTTTTATCTATTCGCAGGTTGCAATAGGAAAAACCACTGTTGAATCGGAATCTTCTTCGATAGAGTTTGGTAATGCTAACCGTGGAATTGTTCTTCCATGGGTAACAGATTTAGCGAGCGTACAAAATGCAGTGAATGGCACTTTAGTCTTTGATCTGTCAGATAAAAAAGTGAAATCTTATCAAAATAGTGCCTGGGTTGATCTTTCTATTGATGGAACTGGAGTTGCTGACTCAGTTCTACAGGATGCGTTGAATGAAAATCCGGCTGCAAAAGTGGCTATCGGGACACCAACGGCAACTTCAGGAATTTTGGTATTGGAAGACAGTAACAAAGCGATGATTTTACCTAAAGTTGCCAGTCCACATCTCAATATTATTTCTCCTTCAGCCGGGATGATGGTTTATGATACTGTGAAGAAACAACTGGCTGTTTTCAATGGTTCGGTATGGACCTTTTGGGGAGAATAGTTAGAAATTAGAAACTTACATAATATTTCGTACTGCAATTCTCACCGGATGATAGAGTAAAACAATAACAGCGGTAATCAAAGCCAGCCAGAATAAGCCGGTGAAAATTTCCATATTAGAAAGAAGAATCGCCTGAGCATTAATTTTAGCTTTAAAAACGCCTGTGGTTACAGACAATGAATCATTGATCGGAAGTTTTGATAGATTGCCTCCAAATATCTGATTCCATTGAGAATAGAAAACGGGATTAGTATCTGTCAGTTGAGAACTTAAAGAATCAGAATGTTTTAATGTTAAAAACAGCATTAAATTCTGCATTAAAGCATATCCTATGGCTGTTGTCCAAAATCTGGTTGCCGTTCCTACTGCAGTTGCATTGGAAACATACTCTTCGGGCATTCCTGCAATTAAAAAGAATACAAGAGGTGTAAAAAGTAATCCCTGACCAACTCCCTGGAGAAATAACGGTGGACAAATTGTCTGTAGAGTAGTGTCGGGATAAAAAGTATAGGTAAACCAGGCTGAATCGATCGCCAATATCAGAAATCCCGTAAAGAATACTAATCTTGAAGAAGCCCCTTTTGTAATACATAAAGCAGAAATAAAAACACCCAAAAGACTTCCGGCAACATTCCAGTACTGGATTTTTACAATATAATCCCAAGGCCATTTCCAAACTGTTGCCATAACACTGTATACATTATTAATAGAAGCTCTCAATATGTAAAAAATAAAGAAAAGAATAACTCCTACAATT is a window of Candidatus Chryseobacterium colombiense DNA encoding:
- a CDS encoding thioredoxin family protein; protein product: MKKVSLIAFVALSSIVWAQNKEIRKTPEEINSGDKALLVKSDAAELEAKKKAAAEEKAKLPKPYDPKADAQADINKLIAKAKKEGKNIMIQAGGNWCIWCLRFNQYVQTTPELKNVVDKNYLYYHLNYSPENKNEKIFAEYGNPGDKFGYPVFIVLDKNGKMIHIQPSDVLEEGKGYSLEKVKEFFNRWTPNKS
- a CDS encoding glycosyltransferase family 2 protein; this translates as MIENSKKLAVVILNWNGKNWLEKFLPSVVRFSDGADIYIIDNASTDDSVEFLKLNFPSVKIVVNSKNSGFAGGYNEGLKQIDAEYYCLLNSDVEVTENWIEPVLSLFERNPDIAAIQPKILSYTDKSKFEFAGAAGGLIDNLGYPYCRGRVFDEVEEDKGQYDDETEIFWASGCCYFIRSQDFWNQNGFDERFFAHQEEIDLCWRLINSGRKIYYTGKSKVYHVGGGTLNKQSPQKTYLNIRNNLSMMLKNLPFPKLVGLILLRLCLDGVAGFYLGLKQGFPHLWAVLRAHFGFYAQASGTWKRRQKYQKNNFYQSKWLIFKHFL
- a CDS encoding aldehyde dehydrogenase, with amino-acid sequence MEIQEIVQEQKDFFKTQETKNIRFRKRYLEKLKNLILENEDLLYEAIDKDFGKSKFDTFTTEISFIINDINYYLKNLKSLSKPRKVRTNLVSQIGKSRIHPEPLGNVLVIGAWNYPYQLSLSPVIAALAAGNCCILKPSEIAENTMKIMSKIINENFPSKYVYVYEGGIDETTELLKLRFDKIFFTGSTKVGKIVYKAASEHLTPVTLELGGKSPAIISKEANLEIAAKRIVWGKFLNAGQTCVAPDYLWVERTIQEEFLALLKKYIQEFKYQSGSNHYTKIINQKNFERLINLINNDRIYVGGSYNKEQLYIEPTILNNIDWNDKIMQEEIFGPILPVISFTDFNLILNDILGHEKPLAAYLFTNNNEEKEAFVKKISFGGGCINDVIMHLGNENLPFGGIGNSGIGSYHGKFGFETFSHQKAVLEKATWGEPNIKYPPYSDKKLSWIKRFL
- a CDS encoding lysophospholipid acyltransferase family protein, encoding MNFLIKILYLISKIPLKILYIFSDIIFFLNYYIVGYRKKVILQNIKKSFPDKTDEEIQAILKKFYLNFSDYLVETVKSFSISETESRVRMQHINQHLFHEAKAEGKNIILMAGHVFNWEWMNALATLTPQKNSHPVYRKVNSSFWEDQMKKVRNKFGNEALEANEVILNIFRNQNDGESIYMFVADQTPHVAHVNYGLKFLNQRTPAFIGYDKLATRMDLIFIYCEMKKVKRGFYQVNYHRIYPDGEKFVKNEVVRKFHKLLENTIHKYPDNYLWSHRKWKYQDSIKTYDGE